A stretch of the Amycolatopsis sp. BJA-103 genome encodes the following:
- the pip gene encoding prolyl aminopeptidase → MIELYPPVEPYDKGLLDVGDGHAVYWETCGNPAGKPAVVLHGGPGQGCTPGMRRMFDPARYRAVLFDQRGCGRSTPHASDPATDLRYNTTDHLVADMERLREHLGVERWLVTGGSWGTTLALAYAERFPERVTEIVVSAISTTRPAELDWLYRGVGRFFPEEWSRFRGDLSGDLIAAYARLMEDPDPAVRTEAARSWCTWEDTVLSLEPGATVHNGPIGEGELAFARLVTHYYSHAAWLEPGALIRDAGLLREIPGVLIHGRRDLSCPVDTAWELARAWPGAELLIDDGSGHRSSEVKRAWKLEALDRFCSRGS, encoded by the coding sequence ATGATCGAGTTGTATCCACCCGTCGAGCCCTATGACAAAGGACTGCTCGATGTAGGTGACGGCCACGCCGTCTACTGGGAGACCTGCGGGAACCCGGCCGGAAAGCCGGCGGTCGTGCTCCACGGCGGACCCGGACAAGGGTGCACGCCGGGGATGCGGCGGATGTTCGACCCGGCCCGCTACCGCGCGGTGCTGTTCGACCAGCGCGGCTGCGGCCGCAGCACCCCGCACGCGAGCGACCCGGCGACCGACCTGCGGTACAACACGACGGACCATCTCGTCGCCGACATGGAACGGTTGCGGGAGCACCTGGGCGTCGAACGCTGGCTCGTCACCGGTGGCTCGTGGGGAACGACGCTCGCGCTCGCCTACGCCGAACGGTTTCCGGAGCGGGTCACGGAGATCGTCGTCAGCGCCATCAGCACGACACGGCCCGCCGAGCTCGACTGGTTGTATCGCGGCGTCGGCCGGTTCTTCCCCGAAGAGTGGTCCCGCTTCCGCGGCGATCTCTCCGGCGATCTGATCGCCGCCTACGCGCGGCTCATGGAAGATCCCGATCCGGCCGTACGGACCGAGGCCGCCCGTTCATGGTGCACCTGGGAGGACACCGTGCTGTCCCTGGAGCCCGGCGCGACCGTCCACAATGGTCCGATCGGCGAAGGGGAACTCGCGTTCGCTCGCCTCGTCACGCACTACTACTCCCACGCGGCCTGGCTGGAACCCGGCGCACTGATCCGCGACGCCGGTCTGTTGCGGGAGATCCCCGGCGTGCTGATCCACGGGCGCCGTGACCTGAGCTGCCCGGTGGACACCGCCTGGGAACTCGCCCGCGCCTGGCCCGGCGCGGAGTTGCTGATCGACGACGGTTCGGGACATCGGTCGAGCGAGGTGAAACGGGCCTGGAAGCTGGAGGCGCTGGACCGCTTCTGCTCACGCGGGTCGTGA
- a CDS encoding DUF4097 family beta strand repeat-containing protein, with product MSVFTTPEPITATLTTAGARVRLVASERADTVVCVEPIDAASKSDVKVAEKTKVGFTGGELAIETKKAGGKEGSVAITIELPAGSRLALNTAWSDVRGEGLFGDCVLEVGSGRIQVDGVAAVRGNLAAGEVEIGHVAGTVDIEGGSAGVRIGEVAGTIRYVGSSGKVWIGHARSDVDLSGASGSFDIDRADGAVAAKAANCPIRVGRLSRGQAELVNASGGIAVGIDGDTASVDAKSTKGSVRSAFATDGGEGGVKVYARTRLDDIVIHRAAA from the coding sequence ATGTCTGTTTTCACCACTCCGGAACCGATCACCGCCACGCTGACCACCGCGGGTGCCCGGGTGCGCCTCGTCGCGAGCGAGCGTGCGGACACGGTGGTGTGCGTCGAGCCGATCGACGCCGCGAGCAAGTCGGACGTGAAGGTCGCCGAGAAGACCAAGGTCGGTTTCACCGGCGGGGAGCTGGCGATCGAGACGAAGAAGGCGGGCGGCAAGGAGGGTTCGGTCGCGATCACGATCGAACTGCCCGCCGGATCGCGGCTGGCACTGAACACCGCGTGGTCGGACGTGCGCGGCGAAGGGCTGTTCGGCGACTGCGTGCTGGAGGTGGGGTCGGGCCGCATCCAGGTGGACGGCGTCGCGGCCGTCCGGGGGAACCTGGCGGCGGGCGAAGTCGAGATCGGACACGTCGCCGGGACCGTCGACATCGAAGGCGGCAGCGCCGGGGTGCGGATCGGCGAGGTCGCGGGCACCATCAGGTACGTCGGTTCGAGCGGGAAGGTCTGGATCGGGCACGCCCGCTCCGACGTCGACCTCTCCGGCGCGAGCGGGAGCTTCGACATCGACCGCGCTGACGGCGCCGTCGCCGCGAAGGCGGCCAACTGCCCGATCCGCGTCGGACGCCTGTCGCGCGGCCAGGCCGAGCTGGTGAACGCGTCCGGGGGCATCGCCGTCGGCATCGACGGGGACACCGCGTCGGTGGACGCCAAAAGCACGAAGGGCTCGGTGCGCAGCGCCTTCGCGACCGACGGCGGCGAGGGCGGGGTCAAGGTCTACGCCCGCACACGGCTCGACGACATCGTCATCCACCGCGCGGCCGCCTGA
- a CDS encoding HNH endonuclease signature motif containing protein yields MASDDASQTTPVEWWRVDTATLHARKQELEVLKRQLDAEQNAILAEINTRGVRGCSGHATLSAMIFEDFHVTAKEADARADRVLALHAGVAVGGDRVPPLAPLTADAAREGSIGGSQIDAIIRTLARIPSFVPEEEVRGGEKILVDLARHAGPHTIAQAGRRLLDKLDPDGKEPRDENPKDARPELRFVKHRNGTLGLKGTLDLETYARLKSDLDPMAKPRKAIDGVRDSRTQDERYGEAFTDYVRLKTTSRNLPGQAGEATHILVTMSYEDLISDLGEAHLDLVGPISATDARILACDARVRPGVLGTAGEPLDIGRSKRTVSLAQKYALTIRDGGCAFPGCDMPVPRCTAHHIVFWRHHGETKIDNLVLLCTKHHRLIHHSQWKVAIAQDGLPEFTAPAYLDPTGQPRRNTMHLRT; encoded by the coding sequence GTGGCCAGCGACGATGCATCCCAGACGACACCCGTCGAGTGGTGGCGTGTCGATACCGCGACGCTGCATGCCCGTAAACAGGAACTGGAAGTTCTGAAGCGTCAATTGGATGCGGAGCAGAACGCGATTCTCGCGGAAATCAATACTCGCGGGGTTCGTGGGTGTTCGGGTCATGCGACGTTGTCGGCGATGATTTTCGAGGACTTCCACGTCACTGCCAAGGAAGCCGATGCCCGCGCCGACCGCGTGCTGGCGTTGCATGCGGGTGTAGCAGTGGGTGGTGATCGAGTACCGCCTCTCGCGCCCTTGACCGCTGACGCCGCCCGTGAGGGTTCGATCGGTGGTTCGCAGATCGACGCGATCATCCGCACACTCGCCCGGATCCCGTCGTTTGTTCCGGAAGAGGAGGTGCGGGGTGGGGAGAAGATTCTTGTGGATCTGGCCCGGCACGCCGGGCCTCACACGATCGCCCAAGCCGGACGAAGACTCCTGGACAAGCTCGATCCCGATGGGAAAGAGCCCCGGGACGAGAACCCGAAGGACGCGCGGCCGGAGTTGCGGTTCGTCAAGCACCGCAACGGCACCCTGGGCCTGAAGGGCACGCTCGATCTGGAGACTTACGCACGGTTGAAATCCGACTTGGATCCGATGGCCAAACCGCGCAAGGCCATCGACGGGGTCCGGGACTCCCGTACTCAGGACGAACGCTACGGGGAGGCCTTCACCGACTATGTGCGACTGAAGACCACCAGCCGGAACCTTCCCGGGCAAGCGGGCGAGGCCACCCACATCCTCGTCACCATGTCCTACGAAGACTTGATCAGCGACTTGGGCGAAGCCCATCTGGACCTGGTCGGGCCGATCAGCGCCACAGACGCAAGGATCCTCGCCTGTGATGCCCGCGTCCGGCCCGGAGTCCTCGGCACCGCGGGCGAACCCCTCGACATCGGCCGCTCCAAACGCACCGTGTCACTCGCCCAGAAATACGCACTCACCATCCGCGACGGCGGCTGCGCCTTCCCCGGCTGCGACATGCCCGTGCCCCGTTGCACGGCACACCACATTGTTTTCTGGCGACACCACGGCGAAACGAAGATCGACAATCTCGTCCTGCTGTGCACCAAGCACCATCGGCTGATCCACCACAGCCAATGGAAAGTCGCCATCGCCCAAGACGGCCTCCCGGAATTCACCGCACCCGCCTACCTCGATCCCACCGGCCAACCCAGACGCAACACCATGCACCTCAGGACATAG
- the ligD gene encoding non-homologous end-joining DNA ligase, whose protein sequence is MSTVPDAIAPMLATDGDLPTGGWGYEYKWDGYRCCLRVARDGETRLTSRRGLDITATYPDVTGEALDGREAVLDGEIVVLDDQGRPSFPLLQTRHLRTPDASLLERSPVHFFAFDVLIIDGTVLLDEPYAARRELLTSLGGGGRMVIPPGYTDDDISPDQLLEVVRQHGLEGLIAKKLDSRYYPGKRTRQWIKRALWHSQEVVIGGWRPGEGRRSGTLGALLLGAHDESGGLRYVGDVGTGFSDKVLEDLHARLTPLERKTPPFTSEVPRDRARRVHWVAPELVGEVVHRNWTPDGRLRHTTWRGLRADKTPEDVKVP, encoded by the coding sequence ATGAGTACCGTGCCGGACGCGATCGCCCCGATGCTGGCGACCGACGGCGACCTGCCCACCGGCGGGTGGGGGTACGAATACAAATGGGACGGCTACCGCTGCTGCCTGCGCGTCGCCCGCGACGGCGAGACGCGCCTGACCAGCCGTCGCGGCCTCGACATCACGGCGACGTACCCCGACGTGACCGGCGAAGCCCTCGATGGCCGCGAAGCCGTCCTCGACGGCGAGATCGTCGTCCTCGACGACCAGGGACGGCCGAGCTTCCCACTGCTGCAAACGCGGCATCTGCGTACGCCGGACGCGTCGCTGCTGGAGCGCAGCCCGGTGCACTTTTTCGCCTTTGACGTGCTGATTATCGACGGGACCGTCCTGCTCGACGAGCCCTACGCCGCCCGTCGCGAACTCCTGACGTCCCTGGGTGGCGGCGGCCGCATGGTCATCCCACCGGGTTACACCGACGACGACATCTCGCCTGACCAGCTGCTCGAGGTCGTCCGACAGCACGGGCTCGAGGGGCTGATCGCGAAGAAGCTCGACAGCCGGTATTACCCAGGCAAGCGGACCAGGCAGTGGATCAAGCGCGCGCTGTGGCACAGCCAGGAGGTCGTGATCGGCGGCTGGCGCCCCGGCGAGGGACGGCGCTCGGGAACGCTCGGCGCGCTGCTGCTGGGCGCGCACGACGAGTCCGGCGGACTGCGGTACGTCGGCGATGTCGGGACCGGGTTCAGCGACAAGGTCCTCGAAGACCTGCATGCCCGGCTCACCCCGCTGGAGCGGAAGACACCGCCTTTCACCTCGGAGGTCCCGCGCGATCGGGCGCGGCGGGTGCACTGGGTGGCGCCGGAGCTCGTCGGGGAGGTCGTCCACCGGAACTGGACCCCGGACGGACGGCTGCGGCACACGACCTGGCGGGGACTGCGGGCGGACAAGACTCCCGAGGACGTCAAGGTGCCTTGA